A section of the Castanea sativa cultivar Marrone di Chiusa Pesio chromosome 12, ASM4071231v1 genome encodes:
- the LOC142620780 gene encoding uncharacterized protein LOC142620780 — MLTRVPTRSNARWCCPNQGMLKLNFDVAIGDLSSCIAIVARDWRGKLVFAILKKVNTNIPVQAEANAILLAIHIAINFSFCNCVIESDCKVCIDAIKAGGNLIPWRLLNFADSIKNVISDYSHVSFNWVHREANHAVHVLANWSLIQSFFGSFDLGFGLPSFVNVILAEASQASVSVVVQ; from the coding sequence ATGTTGACAAGAGTCCCAACTAGAAGCAATGCTAGGTGGTGTTGTCCAAACCAAGGtatgttaaaattgaattttgatgtaGCAATTGGTGATTTGTCATCATGTATAGCTATTGTTGCTAGAGATTGGAGAGGGAAATTGGTGTTTGCAATTTTAAAGAAAGTTAACACCAACATCCCTGTTCAAGCAGAGGCCAATGCCATCCTATTGGCTATCCATATTGCTATTAActtctctttttgtaattgtgttaTAGAGAGTGACTGTAAAGTTTGTATAGATGCCATTAAAGCTGGTGGGAACCTAATTCCTTGGAGACTTTTGAATTTTGCTGACTCAATTAAGAATGTTATCAGTGACTATAGTCATGTATCTTTTAACTGGGTTCATAGGGAGGCTAATCATGCTGTCCATGTGCTTGCTAATTGGTCCCTTATCCAgtctttttttggttcttttgatCTAGGATTTGGCCTTCCAAGTTTTGTTAATGTTATCTTGGCTGAGGCATCGCAAGCTTCTGTATCTGTTGTTGTTCAATAA
- the LOC142618950 gene encoding chloroplast envelope quinone oxidoreductase homolog produces MAGKLMHAVRYTNCGGGPSDLKYVEVPVPTPKKDEVLIKVEAASISPIDWVIQQGGLKPLLPRQLPQIPGTDVAGEVVDVGSGVKKIKVGDKVIAMTGFANGGGLAEFAVAKANLTVIRPLEISAAEGAGIPCAGLMAHQALTDSAGLKLDGTGKPTNILITNASESVGNYAIQLAKLGNAHVTATCAPEHIDLAKSLGADEVVDQTTPDGQALKSPSGKKYDIVIHWGEPTSWSAFEPHLASNGKIFDVKPTPSSIKAYALKKLTFSKKQLIPVILSCKAENMDFLTKLVKEGKVKTVIDSKYSLSNSEDAWAKNAENKIFGKIILEP; encoded by the exons TATGTTGAAGTCCCAGTTCCCACTCCAAAAAAAGATGAGGTTTTGATTAAAGTGGAAGCAGCCAGTATTAGTCCTATTGATTGGGTGATTCAGCAGGGCGGTTTGAAGCCTCTACTTCCTCGTCAATTACCTCAAATACCTG GTACTGATGTTGCAGGAGAGGTCGTTGACGTTGGATCAGGagtcaaaaaaatcaaagttggGGACAAAGTCATAGCTATGACTGGTTTTGCT AATGGAGGTGGACTAGCTGAGTTTGCTGTGGCTAAGGCGAACTTGACAGTAATTAGGCCATTAGAGATTTCAGCAGCTGAAGGTGCAGGTATACCGTGTGCTGGTCTGATGGCTCACCAAGCTCTCACCGACTCTGCGGGTCTCAAGCTTGATGGAACCGGAAAGCCCACAAACATTCTCATCACTAATGCCTCAGAAAGTGTTGGTAACTATGCAATTCAACTAGCAAAGCTTGGAAATGCACATGTTACAGCAACTTGTGCACCTGAACACATTGACCTTGCCAAGAGCTTAGGTGCTGATGAGGTTGTTGACCAAACCACCCCAGATGGGCAAGCTCTGAAAAGCCCATCTGGTAAGAAATATGACATAGTGATTCACTGGGGAGAACCAACTTCTTGGTCAGCTTTTGAGCCTCATTTGGCTTCAAATGGAAAGATATTTGATGTAAAGCCTACACCTAGTTCGATTAAGGCTTATGCTCTAAAGAAACTTACTTTCTCAAAGAAGCAGCTAATTCCAGTTATCTTAAGTTGCAAGGCTGAGAATATGGATTTTCTTACCAAGTTAGTCAAGGAAGGGAAAGTGAAGACAGTGATTGACTCTAAGTACTCGTTGAGCAATTCTGAAGATGCTTGGGCAAAGAATgctgaaaacaaaatttttgggaaGATCATTCTGGAGCCTTAG
- the LOC142620781 gene encoding uncharacterized protein LOC142620781, which translates to MNMKDIGEYFSTKFSEVFQSSSPSVPLDLDGLIEPCISAQENEMLTVVPSADDIRRVVFEMHPLKAPGLDGMPGLFYRHYWSIVGDQLVAAVQSFFKEGWLLRELNHTYPQSSRSHEAKINPFRGLRQGDPLSPYLFIIGCEVLARLISSEENKGSIRVVHLANGASTITKLFYADDVMLFCNVKLSEIRTMLNCLDRYGKWSGQIISVEKSSIFSSKGVHLDFLRQVKNQWGFKKLRHGTKYLRVPLYLSNNKARDFA; encoded by the exons ATGAACATGAAAGATATTGGGGAGTACTTTTCAACCAAATTCTCAGAAGTTTTCCAATCCTCCTCTCCCAGTGTCCCGCTTGATTTAGATGGACTAATTGAACCTTGTATTTCAGCTCAAGAGAATGAAATGTTGACTGTAGTGCCATCTGCTGATGATATCAGAAGAGTTGTGTTTGAAATGCACCCCCTCAAAGCTCCTGGGCTAGATGGAATGCCTGGTTTATTTTATAGACATTATTGGTCGATAGTTGGAGATCAACTTGTAGCTGCTGTTCAAAGTTTTTTCAAAGAGGGTTGGTTGCTCCGTGAGTTGAATCACACTTATCCCCAAAGTTCAAG GAGCCATGAAGCAAAAATCAACCCATTTAGGGGTCTGAGACAGGGGGATCCCCTGTCTCCCTATCTCTTCATCATTGGGTGCGAGGTCTTGGCAAGGCTAATCAGTAGTGAGGAGAACAAGGGTAGTATTAGAGTGGTGCATCTAGCGAATGGAGCTTCAACTATCACAAAGCTCTTCTATGCTGATGATGTGATGCTATTTTGCAATGTCAAGCTGTCAGAAATAAGAACTATGTTGAATTGTCTGGATAGATATGGAAAATGGTCTGGGCAAATTATAAGTGTTGAGAAGTCCAGCATTTTTAGTTCGAAAGGAGTCCACCTTGATTTTCTTAGACAAGTTAAAAACCAGTGGGGTTTTAAAAAGCTCCGGCATGGAACTAAGTACCTAAGGGTGCCATTATACTTATCAAATAACAAGGCCAGAGATTTTGCCTAA
- the LOC142620782 gene encoding uncharacterized protein LOC142620782, with protein sequence MGDFNCVYSNLDKRGGKYLGEGSTRSFSNFVHGIGAIDLGFIGSRFTWSKKQEGFANIKEQLDKAVCNQEWQCLFPKFGVKYLIASTSDYAPIILDTHLDQLVRAKPFRFEAMWTRDDSSTGIVEKVWQSIVEGSQCFKLARKIQLTRQDLKVWNRTQFGFAKTKIREIEARIKEVQDRAPTKENLELEAALYLELDEWLEREDLKWKQKSRE encoded by the coding sequence ATGGGGGATTTCAACTGTGTGTATAGTAATTTGGATAAAAGGGGTGGCAAATATCTCGGTGAAGGTTCAACTAGAagttttagcaattttgttcatGGCATTGGGGCAATTGATCTTGGATTTATTGGTTCTCGATTTACTTGGTCCAAAAAACAGGAAGGCTTTGCTAACATTAAGGAGCAGCTAGACAAAGCTGTGTGCAATCAAGAGTGGCAATGCCTTTTCCCAAAATTTGGAGTTAAATACTTAATTGCCTCTACTTCAGATTATGCTCCAATTATATTGGACACTCATTTGGATCAGTTAGTGAGGGCTAAGCCCTTCAGATTTGAAGCAATGTGGACCAGAGATGATTCAAGCACTGGGATTGTAGAAAAAGTTTGGCAAAGTATTGTAGAAGGTTCTCAATGTTTCAAGTTGGCTAGGAAAATTCAGCTAACTAGACAAGATTTAAAAGTTTGGAATAGGACTCAGTTTGGCTTTGCTAAGACCAAAATTAGAGAAATTGAAGCAAGAATAAAAGAAGTTCAAGACAGAGCTCCTACTAAAGAGAACCTGGAGTTGGAAGCAGCTTTATATTTAGAGTTGGATGAATGGCTAGAAAGAGAGGACCTTAAATGGAAACAAAAATCCAGAGAGTGA